TGCTGTTCGCGTCCTCGGCGGTCCAGCTGGTCCAGCCCTGGCTCGTCAAGGTCGCGATCGACCGGTACATCCTCCAGGGACACGCCGAGGGACTGGTCCTCCCGGCGGGACTGTTCGTCCTGACTCTCGCGGCCGAGTTCCTCCTCGGTTACGCGCAGATGATCGCGCTCGAGCGCACGGGCCAGAACGTCGTCTTCGACATCCGGACGGAGGTCTTCTCCCACCTGCAGCGCCTCCCGGCCGCCTTCTTCGACCGGACCCCGGTCGGACGACTCATGACCCGGGTGACCACCGACGTCGAGTCGCTGAACGAGGCGTTCACCTCGGGGCTCGTGCTCCTGCTCGCGGACTTCGTGAAACTTGCCGGCATCGTCCTGATCCTGCTGGCGATGGACTGGCGGATGGCGCTCGTGACCTTCGCGAGCGTCCCGCCGATGCTGGCCGTCTCCTGGTATTTCCGCGTGCGCGTTCGCGACGCCTACCGGGACATCCGCACGGCCGTCGCCCGCCTCAACGCCGCCCTCCAGGAGAACGTCTCCGGAATGCGGATCGTACAGCTGTTCCGCCGGGAGGCCCGCCACGCGGAGGAGTTCCGGGAGCTCGACGCCTCGCACCGCGCGGCGCAGCTGCGCGGAGTACGCTACGAATCGGGGTTCTCCGCGGTCGTGGAGCTCATGGCGACGCTCGCCCTCGCGTCGATCGTCTGGGCCGGCGGCTGGCGGATGCTCGCGGGAACCGTCACCTTCGGAACCCTCGTCGCCTTCCTCGAGTACGCCAGGCGCTTCTTCCAGCCGGTGCAGGAGCTCTCGCAGCGCTACACGGTGATGCAGGCGGCGATGGCGTCGAGCGAGCGGATCTTCCAGCTGCTCGACACGCCGCCGTCGATCGTCTCGGCCCCCCGAGCCGCCCGGGTCCTCGAGCGCCCGCGCGGGGAGATCGCCTTCGAGAACGTCTCGTTCTCCTACGTGGCGGGGACGCCGGTGCTCCGGGACGTCTCGCTCCGGATCGCCCCCGGAGAGCGCGTCGCGGTCGTGGGCTGGACCGGCTCGGGGAAGAGCACGCTGATCCGCCTGCTCGCCCGCCTGTACGACGTCGACTCCGGGCGAATCGTCGTCGACGGCCGCGACGTCCGGGACTGGGACCTTCGGGACCTCCGACGCGCGGTTGGGATCGTGATGCAGGACCACTTCCTGTTCGCGGGGACGATCGCATCGAACATCTCGCTGGGGGATCCCGCGATCGACGACGCCGCGATCCGGCGCGCGGCGCGCGCCGTGGACGCCGACCGTTTCCTCTCGCGCCTGCCGCGCGGGTACGACGAGGAGGTCCGCGAGCGCGGATCGAACCTGTCGGTGGGCGAGAAGCAGCTGCTTTCCTTCGCACGCGCGATCGCGTTCGACCCGGCGATCCTGGTCCTCGACGAGGCGACCTCGTCGGTCGACCCGGAGACCGAGCGACGCATCCAGCGCGCCCTCGACGGCCTGCTCGCCGGGCGGACGTCGATCACGATCGCCCACCGCCTCGCGACGGTCGAGAAAGCCGACCGGATCCTCGTCCTGCACCACGGCGCCCTGCGCGAGGCGGGAACCCACGCCGAACTGATGGCGATTCCCGGCGGCATCTACCGGACGCTGCGATCGCTCCAGGCGGCGCGGGGGATCGACCACGTCGAGGGGGGTGCGAACGGCGTGCAGGGCGGGCCGTCGGTGTAGGTCATCGCGACCCGGGCCCGGTCCACGCGCACGATCGTGCGGCTGACCGTCCCCCCGTCCTCGCGATGCATGCACACCGAGGCCGGTCCGCGCTCGGGCTCGTGCCCCGCGAGCCACGCCGCGAGGGCCGGCTCGTCGGGATCGCCCGCCCGGCGACGCATCGCCTCCCACGCGGCGAGCCGCGCGGCCGGGGCGCCGAAGGCGCCGAGCGTGGAGGAGACGTAGAGGGTCGTGGACGCGGCGCGCTCCCACGCCAGCGCGACGCCGTCCCAGACGCACGAGCT
The Candidatus Polarisedimenticolaceae bacterium DNA segment above includes these coding regions:
- a CDS encoding ABC transporter ATP-binding protein; this encodes MSAAPDTKDDVLGKAYDARLVRRLLAYVRPHRGLVALSLGLLFASSAVQLVQPWLVKVAIDRYILQGHAEGLVLPAGLFVLTLAAEFLLGYAQMIALERTGQNVVFDIRTEVFSHLQRLPAAFFDRTPVGRLMTRVTTDVESLNEAFTSGLVLLLADFVKLAGIVLILLAMDWRMALVTFASVPPMLAVSWYFRVRVRDAYRDIRTAVARLNAALQENVSGMRIVQLFRREARHAEEFRELDASHRAAQLRGVRYESGFSAVVELMATLALASIVWAGGWRMLAGTVTFGTLVAFLEYARRFFQPVQELSQRYTVMQAAMASSERIFQLLDTPPSIVSAPRAARVLERPRGEIAFENVSFSYVAGTPVLRDVSLRIAPGERVAVVGWTGSGKSTLIRLLARLYDVDSGRIVVDGRDVRDWDLRDLRRAVGIVMQDHFLFAGTIASNISLGDPAIDDAAIRRAARAVDADRFLSRLPRGYDEEVRERGSNLSVGEKQLLSFARAIAFDPAILVLDEATSSVDPETERRIQRALDGLLAGRTSITIAHRLATVEKADRILVLHHGALREAGTHAELMAIPGGIYRTLRSLQAARGIDHVEGGANGVQGGPSV